The DNA segment TTTATGTGTGTGATAGTATAATGGAAAAGGAAAACGGAGTAAATAGAGGGAGGTACTTAATTGGGGATGAGTAGGAGTACTTATTTTAGACTATTGATTGGGAATTGCACATTAGAGATTGCGGATTCCTCCAGTCATAGGAGTCATCCCGACAAGCTTTTGGTCGGGATCTAAACAGAAGTTGGATTTGCATAAATGCCGACCAGAAACATGTCAGCATGACGAGTAATCAGAGGTACGACTTATTTTCTATAGCAAATTTTAGGAGGGCATTACTTCCATGAATGGCTAGTTTATTGCAGATATTCATACGGTGGTTCTCCACTGTACGGATGCTGATGAACATTTGGTCTGCAATTTCTTTACTTGATTTATTTTCAGAAATAAGCTTGAGTATTTTTCGCTCATTGGGAGTGAGTTGAGCAAGACCCGGATTCTCAAGAAGAATGGATTCTGTTTTGCCCCGACGATTCAATAAGTACTTGGAAATTGCCGGACTGATATAATATTCATCATTTATGACCGATTTAATACTTTGCAGAATGTCGTTCACAGCCGACTCTTTCAAAACATAAC comes from the Ignavibacteriales bacterium genome and includes:
- a CDS encoding response regulator transcription factor; this translates as MEQTNNKESVPIVIADDHPVFRKGLCDIVAAEKSLIVVGETGDGNQVLKLVHELKPLVLLLDLNMPGSNGLDIAASLQDENFPVRIIVLTMHKEEGIFNKAMDHGVRGYVLKESAVNDILQSIKSVINDEYYISPAISKYLLNRRGKTESILLENPGLAQLTPNERKILKLISENKSSKEIADQMFISIRTVENHRMNICNKLAIHGSNALLKFAIENKSYL